A window of Aquitalea denitrificans contains these coding sequences:
- a CDS encoding substrate-binding periplasmic protein, translating into MTCRFRLASLLLASSFAVHAAPPLRMLTEDYPPFNMTGPGGHISGLSTEIVQELLKRAGSSYAIELLPWIRAFNLTVLEANTCLYSTTRTDAREHQFKWIGPLVENPWVLYARADNRHAVLSLEETRPFKIGGYSGDAVSQYLIDRGFDVDLANTDQLNVKKLLAGRIDFWATGKYLGASLLAREKVSQLKPVLTFNTTLLYLACNPAMPDAQVQQLNELLRGMQRDGTLARINAKYLNQKE; encoded by the coding sequence ATGACCTGCCGTTTCCGCCTGGCCAGCTTGCTGCTGGCCTCCAGTTTTGCCGTCCATGCTGCCCCGCCGCTGCGGATGCTGACCGAAGACTATCCGCCGTTCAATATGACCGGGCCGGGCGGTCACATCAGTGGTTTGTCCACCGAAATTGTGCAGGAGCTGCTCAAACGTGCGGGCAGCAGCTATGCCATCGAGCTGTTGCCGTGGATTCGTGCCTTCAACCTTACCGTGTTGGAGGCCAATACCTGTCTGTATTCCACTACCCGTACCGATGCCCGCGAGCACCAGTTCAAGTGGATAGGCCCGCTGGTGGAGAACCCTTGGGTGCTGTATGCGCGGGCGGACAACCGGCATGCGGTGCTGTCGCTGGAGGAAACCAGGCCGTTCAAGATAGGGGGCTACAGTGGCGATGCGGTATCGCAGTATCTGATCGACCGTGGTTTTGATGTCGATCTGGCCAATACCGATCAGCTTAATGTGAAAAAACTGCTGGCAGGGCGTATCGATTTCTGGGCCACCGGCAAGTATCTGGGAGCCTCGCTGCTGGCGCGGGAGAAAGTCAGCCAGCTCAAGCCGGTGCTTACCTTCAATACTACCTTGCTGTACTTGGCTTGCAATCCGGCCATGCCTGATGCCCAGGTGCAGCAGCTGAACGAATTGCTGCGTGGCATGCAGCGCGATGGCACGCTGGCGCGCATCAACGCCAAATATCTTAACCAGAAAGAGTGA
- a CDS encoding L-threonylcarbamoyladenylate synthase gives MSSSSLLHFPGRLPKAGLLMQARAHLRRGGVIAYSTESCFGLGCLPTDVRAIRRVLAVKARPNHKGLIVIAANIAQIRHLVRPLTAVQWAELASYWPGPYTFLLPASHKVPPALRGRHDKIAVRITAHGEAAALCRALGSALVSTSANRAGQRALKTAAACRKAFGQTVLTLPGCIGKRRKPSTIIDFTTGRVLR, from the coding sequence ATGTCGTCTTCCTCTTTGCTCCACTTTCCTGGCCGCCTGCCCAAGGCCGGTTTGCTGATGCAGGCACGTGCCCACCTGCGCCGAGGGGGTGTGATCGCTTATTCTACTGAGTCCTGTTTCGGCCTGGGCTGTCTGCCAACGGATGTACGGGCCATTCGCCGGGTGCTGGCGGTCAAGGCAAGGCCAAATCACAAGGGCTTGATCGTGATTGCGGCCAATATTGCGCAGATCCGCCATCTGGTAAGGCCGCTTACTGCGGTACAGTGGGCGGAACTTGCCAGTTACTGGCCCGGTCCCTATACCTTTTTGCTGCCCGCTTCGCACAAGGTGCCACCGGCTCTGCGTGGCCGGCACGACAAAATTGCGGTGCGTATCACCGCCCACGGCGAAGCCGCTGCGCTGTGCCGCGCGCTGGGCAGTGCGCTGGTGTCCACTTCTGCCAACCGGGCGGGCCAGCGTGCGTTAAAGACGGCAGCCGCCTGTCGCAAGGCCTTTGGCCAGACCGTACTGACGCTGCCCGGCTGCATTGGCAAGCGCAGGAAGCCTTCCACCATCATCGATTTCACAACTGGCCGCGTATTGCGTTAG
- the tolQ gene encoding protein TolQ, with protein MSIFSLVMNASLVVQLVMAGLALVSVLSWALIFNKIAVLRAARRHSDEFERNFWSGADLNRLYEDANRRNDSVGMERIFQSGFAEFLKLRGRTGAELSDIMDGSRRAMRAAAQRELDTLDSHTSFLATVGSVSPYIGLFGTVWGIMHAFIGLGNVGQATLSTVAPGIAEALVATAIGLFAAIPAVVAYNRFATDVDRLATRFDTYMEEFSNILQRLATR; from the coding sequence ATTTCCATTTTCAGCCTGGTGATGAATGCCAGCCTGGTGGTGCAGCTGGTCATGGCAGGCCTGGCCTTGGTGTCGGTGCTGTCGTGGGCGCTGATTTTCAACAAGATTGCCGTTTTGCGTGCCGCGCGTCGCCACAGCGACGAGTTCGAACGCAATTTCTGGAGCGGTGCCGACCTGAACCGCCTGTATGAAGACGCCAACCGTCGTAATGACAGCGTGGGTATGGAGCGCATCTTCCAGTCCGGTTTTGCCGAATTTCTCAAGCTGCGTGGCCGTACCGGAGCTGAGTTGTCGGACATCATGGACGGTTCGCGCCGCGCCATGCGCGCTGCCGCCCAGCGCGAGCTGGATACGCTGGATAGCCATACTTCCTTCCTGGCAACCGTTGGCTCGGTCAGTCCCTACATTGGCTTGTTTGGCACGGTATGGGGCATCATGCATGCCTTCATCGGGCTGGGTAATGTGGGGCAGGCTACTTTGTCCACCGTTGCTCCGGGTATTGCCGAAGCGCTGGTGGCAACGGCAATAGGTTTGTTTGCCGCCATCCCCGCCGTGGTGGCGTATAACCGCTTTGCTACCGATGTGGACCGGCTGGCCACGCGTTTCGATACCTATATGGAAGAGTTCTCCAACATTCTGCAGCGGCTGGCTACCCGCTAG
- the yedA gene encoding drug/metabolite exporter YedA, which translates to MSARPASLSLLTLSAFFALYVIWGSTYFFIRIGIESWPPFMMAGLRFLFAGSVMLAFLLLRGHRLPCRQELCGAAILGVLMPAIGNGFVTLAEKQVSSGVAALVVATVPLFTVLFGRFCFGLRARGREWAGIALGMLGIVVLNLGSNLRTSPMGAFWLLFASAGWALGSAWSRVIVQPKGPMGSAWMMIFGGLALLLGSVVTGEHLAAMPAWQGWAAIAYLSVFGSMVAYSAYLHLLKTVSPAAATSYAYVNPIIAVLLGVLLLGEHVGPQEILAMVIILSGVVLISWRR; encoded by the coding sequence ATGTCTGCCCGCCCCGCTTCGCTATCCTTGCTGACCCTGTCAGCCTTTTTTGCCCTGTATGTAATCTGGGGTTCCACCTATTTCTTTATCCGTATCGGCATCGAATCCTGGCCACCGTTCATGATGGCCGGCCTGCGCTTTCTGTTTGCCGGCAGTGTAATGCTGGCTTTCCTGCTGCTACGTGGCCATCGCCTGCCCTGTCGGCAGGAATTGTGCGGTGCCGCCATTCTGGGTGTGCTGATGCCGGCCATCGGCAATGGTTTTGTCACTCTGGCCGAAAAACAGGTGTCTTCCGGAGTGGCTGCGCTGGTGGTGGCCACGGTGCCCTTGTTCACCGTGCTGTTTGGCCGCTTCTGTTTTGGTCTGCGCGCGCGTGGCCGCGAATGGGCGGGTATTGCGCTGGGTATGCTGGGCATTGTGGTGCTGAACCTGGGTTCCAATCTGCGTACCAGCCCCATGGGCGCATTCTGGCTGCTGTTTGCCTCGGCTGGCTGGGCGCTGGGGTCGGCCTGGAGCCGGGTGATCGTTCAACCCAAGGGCCCGATGGGTAGTGCCTGGATGATGATTTTTGGCGGCCTGGCCTTGCTGCTGGGCAGTGTCGTAACCGGCGAGCATCTGGCAGCCATGCCGGCCTGGCAGGGTTGGGCGGCAATCGCCTATCTGTCGGTTTTTGGCTCCATGGTGGCCTACAGTGCCTATCTGCATCTGCTGAAAACGGTATCGCCAGCCGCGGCTACCAGCTATGCCTACGTTAATCCCATCATCGCAGTATTGCTGGGTGTTCTGTTGCTGGGCGAGCATGTCGGGCCGCAGGAAATCCTGGCCATGGTCATCATTCTCTCTGGTGTTGTGCTGATCAGCTGGCGCAGGTAA
- a CDS encoding GntR family transcriptional regulator, whose translation MENRWSALKPEGESTTPLYLQLARKLAEAINAGWWQADEALPSERTFSEELGISRVTARKAMDVLLEQGLIRRRHGSGTFITPRLEQPLSRLVGFTEQLRQRGFEPSSVWLERGIHPPSNDEVIKLGLSPTSQVARLKRQRLADGVVMAIEMTTLPVAVLPEPHKVGNSLYAYLDSAGQSVVRALQHIRAVNASAEIAALAGIRQGEAMLLITRIGFNADNQAIELTDTYCRNDYYDFVAELRR comes from the coding sequence ATGGAAAACCGTTGGAGCGCACTCAAGCCGGAAGGGGAGTCCACCACACCGCTGTATTTGCAGCTTGCCCGCAAACTGGCGGAGGCCATCAATGCCGGCTGGTGGCAGGCTGATGAAGCCCTGCCGTCCGAGCGCACTTTTTCCGAAGAACTGGGCATTTCGCGGGTGACAGCGCGCAAGGCGATGGATGTATTGCTGGAGCAGGGGCTGATTCGCCGTCGCCATGGTTCCGGCACCTTCATCACACCGCGGCTGGAACAGCCCTTGTCCCGGCTGGTGGGATTTACCGAACAATTACGCCAGCGCGGCTTTGAGCCGTCGTCGGTATGGCTGGAGCGGGGTATTCATCCGCCCAGCAATGATGAGGTGATCAAGCTGGGGCTGTCGCCCACCTCTCAGGTGGCACGGCTGAAGCGGCAACGGCTGGCCGATGGCGTAGTGATGGCGATCGAGATGACCACTTTGCCAGTGGCCGTTTTGCCTGAGCCGCATAAAGTGGGTAACTCGCTGTACGCCTATCTGGATAGTGCCGGGCAGTCGGTGGTACGAGCGCTGCAGCATATCCGTGCCGTGAATGCTTCGGCGGAGATCGCAGCACTGGCCGGCATCCGTCAGGGCGAGGCCATGTTGCTGATCACCCGCATTGGCTTCAATGCCGACAATCAGGCAATAGAGCTGACCGACACTTATTGCCGTAACGATTATTACGATTTTGTAGCCGAACTGAGACGATGA
- the nagA gene encoding N-acetylglucosamine-6-phosphate deacetylase, protein MTTPHVLQGRILTADGWRDGMLELGKDGRIAAIKDCLPTGRAAARYILPGFIDLHVHGGGGVDIMQGGLAAEAVAQLHARHGTTSMLATTMTAPMEEIESVLAALGPSCRQRARGSARLLGVHLEGPYINPGKLGAQPDDACQAVLSQIEKLRQLAPIALLTLAPEIPGHMDIIRALSDAGIRVQIGHTLGSYEDGVQALQQGAAGFTHLFNAMTGLHHREPGMVGAALAHAEYAELIPDLLHVHPGAIRTALRAIPRLYCVTDSTAAAGMPDGEYKLGSHTVHKCLGGVRLADGTLAGSTLTMDQALRNLVSIGLSLAEASHRLSLYPADYLGHADRGRLQPGAWADVLVLDEALNLLDVYLEGEHLVVSDV, encoded by the coding sequence ATGACGACACCACATGTACTGCAGGGCCGCATCCTGACTGCCGATGGCTGGCGGGACGGCATGCTGGAACTGGGCAAGGATGGCCGCATTGCTGCTATCAAGGACTGCTTGCCAACAGGCCGCGCGGCAGCGCGCTATATCCTGCCTGGCTTCATCGACCTGCATGTACATGGCGGTGGCGGGGTGGACATCATGCAAGGCGGCCTGGCTGCCGAAGCCGTGGCACAGTTGCATGCTCGCCACGGCACTACCTCCATGCTGGCCACTACCATGACCGCACCGATGGAGGAAATTGAAAGCGTGCTGGCTGCGCTGGGGCCGTCATGCCGCCAGCGTGCTCGTGGCAGTGCCCGTTTGCTGGGCGTGCATCTGGAAGGCCCGTACATCAACCCGGGCAAGCTGGGGGCGCAGCCGGACGATGCCTGCCAGGCGGTATTGTCGCAGATTGAAAAGCTGCGTCAGCTGGCCCCGATTGCCCTGCTGACACTGGCACCGGAAATCCCCGGTCACATGGACATTATCCGTGCCTTGAGCGATGCCGGCATCCGGGTGCAGATCGGCCATACCCTGGGCAGTTACGAAGACGGTGTGCAGGCGCTGCAACAGGGTGCGGCAGGTTTTACCCATCTGTTCAATGCCATGACCGGCCTGCATCACCGCGAGCCGGGCATGGTGGGGGCGGCGCTGGCGCATGCCGAATATGCCGAACTGATTCCCGATCTGCTGCATGTGCATCCCGGTGCCATTCGCACCGCGCTGCGTGCCATCCCCAGGCTGTATTGCGTTACCGACTCCACCGCAGCAGCCGGCATGCCGGATGGTGAGTACAAGCTGGGCTCGCACACCGTACACAAATGCCTGGGTGGGGTGCGTCTGGCTGACGGCACGCTGGCAGGCAGCACGCTGACCATGGATCAGGCATTGCGCAATCTGGTGTCCATCGGCTTGTCGCTGGCCGAGGCTTCGCACCGGCTGTCCTTGTATCCGGCCGATTATCTGGGCCATGCCGACCGTGGCCGGCTGCAGCCGGGAGCCTGGGCGGATGTGCTGGTGCTGGATGAGGCGCTGAATTTGCTGGATGTCTATCTGGAGGGAGAACACCTTGTCGTCTCTGATGTATGA